From the genome of Deinococcus sp. JMULE3, one region includes:
- a CDS encoding glutaminyl-peptide cyclotransferase — protein MRSGALLLPCLLLTLSAPPSAAQSVATPVLTPTVTARYLHDRAAFTQGLQYLGSGTLLESTGVVGQSGVRRVDLKTGKVLAKVATPIAGAFGEGVTALNGVAYHLTWEDGVAVTFDAATLKETGRYRYSGEGWGLTTDGKALIMSNGSPTLVWRDPKTFRVKRSVQVTDAGQPVKNLNELEYVQGSVYANVWLTDRIARIDPQTGKVTAWIDVSALTREASAAAAKAGHALTFDDVPNGIAFIPERGTLLLTGKRWPTLFEVKLPGVKAEDPGTTGRARTRR, from the coding sequence GTGCGTTCCGGTGCCCTCCTGCTTCCCTGCCTGCTGCTGACCCTGTCGGCGCCCCCTTCTGCCGCCCAGTCGGTCGCGACGCCTGTCCTGACGCCCACCGTGACGGCCCGTTACCTCCACGACCGCGCGGCGTTCACGCAGGGCCTGCAGTACCTGGGGAGCGGCACGCTGCTGGAAAGCACCGGCGTCGTCGGTCAGTCCGGCGTGCGGCGCGTGGACCTGAAGACCGGGAAGGTCCTCGCGAAGGTCGCCACCCCCATCGCGGGCGCGTTCGGTGAGGGCGTCACGGCCCTGAACGGCGTGGCGTACCACCTCACCTGGGAGGACGGCGTGGCCGTCACCTTCGACGCCGCGACGCTCAAGGAAACGGGCCGCTACCGCTACAGCGGCGAGGGCTGGGGCCTGACCACCGACGGCAAGGCGCTGATCATGAGCAACGGTTCGCCGACGCTGGTGTGGCGCGACCCGAAGACGTTCCGGGTCAAGCGCAGCGTGCAGGTCACGGACGCCGGACAGCCCGTGAAGAACCTGAACGAACTGGAGTACGTGCAGGGCAGCGTGTACGCCAACGTTTGGCTGACCGACCGCATCGCGCGGATCGACCCGCAGACCGGGAAGGTCACCGCCTGGATCGACGTGTCGGCCCTGACCCGCGAGGCCAGCGCCGCCGCCGCGAAGGCCGGGCACGCCCTGACCTTCGACGACGTGCCCAACGGCATCGCGTTCATTCCCGAGCGCGGCACGCTGCTGCTGACCGGCAAACGCTGGCCGACCCTGTTCGAGGTGAAACTGCCCGGTGTGAAGGCCGAGGACCCCGGCACGACCGGCCGCGCCCGCACACGCCGCTGA
- the queG gene encoding tRNA epoxyqueuosine(34) reductase QueG, protein MSASPHDMLHDLALSLGADAVGWAPARVPRAAVDEYAGWLAAGRHAGMGYLERQLPVRADPSQRLEGVQSVLVLGVSHAFAPPPVPEGGVRVGRVARYAWTPDYHDQLQPVLSRLEAEAARLGVRARGYVDHGPVMERLFASGAFLGWRGKSGMMVSTGLGAFVTLAVLLTDLPHPGGAEAHPDRCGRCARCVTACPTAAIGPDRAIDARRCVSYLTIEHRGPVPHELRPGMGEWLFGCDVCSEVCPWTLKAGPLAQLLKPDPELAHPDLSRFFGVSEREFERQWAGTAFLRPRRKGMARNALTVLGNTRAPQGWPLILAGAQDPAWEVREAAAWALGQWGETGHLTPLLDDPHETVRATAEQALDTTSTRP, encoded by the coding sequence ATGAGCGCCTCGCCCCATGACATGCTTCACGACCTCGCCCTGAGCCTCGGGGCGGACGCGGTCGGGTGGGCTCCGGCGCGGGTGCCGCGCGCGGCGGTGGACGAGTACGCGGGGTGGCTGGCGGCGGGACGGCACGCGGGCATGGGTTACCTGGAGCGGCAACTGCCGGTGCGGGCTGATCCTTCTCAGCGCCTGGAGGGCGTGCAGAGCGTGCTGGTGCTGGGCGTGTCGCACGCGTTCGCGCCGCCGCCCGTGCCGGAGGGGGGCGTGCGGGTGGGCCGCGTGGCGCGCTACGCGTGGACGCCGGACTACCACGACCAGCTGCAGCCGGTGCTGTCGCGGCTGGAGGCGGAGGCGGCGCGGCTGGGCGTGCGGGCGCGCGGGTACGTGGATCACGGGCCCGTCATGGAGCGGCTGTTCGCGTCTGGGGCGTTCCTGGGCTGGCGCGGGAAGTCCGGGATGATGGTCAGCACGGGGCTGGGTGCGTTCGTGACGCTGGCGGTCCTGCTGACCGACCTCCCGCACCCCGGCGGGGCGGAGGCGCACCCGGACCGCTGTGGGCGCTGCGCGCGCTGCGTGACGGCCTGCCCGACCGCCGCGATCGGTCCGGACCGCGCGATCGACGCGCGGCGCTGCGTGTCGTACCTGACCATCGAGCACCGCGGGCCGGTCCCGCACGAGCTGCGGCCTGGGATGGGCGAGTGGCTGTTCGGCTGTGACGTGTGCAGCGAGGTCTGCCCGTGGACCCTGAAGGCGGGGCCCCTGGCGCAGCTGCTGAAACCCGACCCGGAACTGGCGCACCCGGACCTGTCGCGTTTCTTCGGGGTCAGCGAGCGGGAGTTCGAGCGGCAGTGGGCGGGCACGGCGTTCCTGCGCCCCCGGCGCAAGGGCATGGCCCGCAACGCCCTGACGGTCCTGGGGAACACCCGCGCGCCGCAGGGCTGGCCGCTGATCCTGGCCGGTGCACAGGACCCCGCCTGGGAGGTGCGGGAGGCGGCCGCCTGGGCCCTTGGGCAGTGGGGCGAGACCGGGCATCTGACGCCGCTGCTGGACGACCCGCACGAGACGGTGCGGGCGACTGCCGAACAGGCCCTGGACACCACCTCCACACGTCCCTGA
- a CDS encoding glucose-6-phosphate dehydrogenase assembly protein OpcA yields MTYATDLKPLGPVDTTVRKAQATLDELWVQTNVETRAYTGNMIALTVKKHLGRVQEALAGLEGRYAGRQIIGVMDGTDDLTVHAALVPQTGGLYVERLTLEASPEQLQGAILPLIRPATVNHVWWGADSRPEGTLLAELTEIADQVIVDSLTLDVPPSRHYALADLGWSRSASWREALAQLFDSPDAARQLPRVTHLTVRHAGKKDLPARLFAGFIASTLGWTDLSTVEFKMGRCGRENGDLCGVELRGEGVTFSLKAEGGDIALAACHWDGTQRVSEVPVPSMTLAQGLARVMARPERGEVFERAWTLAKQTL; encoded by the coding sequence GTGACGTACGCGACGGACCTGAAACCGCTGGGGCCGGTGGACACCACCGTCCGCAAGGCCCAGGCGACGCTGGACGAACTGTGGGTGCAGACGAACGTGGAGACGCGCGCCTACACCGGGAACATGATCGCCCTGACCGTGAAGAAGCACCTGGGCCGCGTGCAGGAGGCCCTCGCGGGCCTGGAGGGCCGCTACGCGGGACGGCAGATCATCGGCGTGATGGACGGCACCGACGACCTGACCGTGCACGCCGCGCTCGTCCCGCAGACGGGCGGGCTGTACGTGGAACGCCTGACACTGGAGGCCAGCCCCGAGCAGTTGCAGGGCGCGATCCTGCCGCTGATCCGCCCGGCGACCGTGAACCACGTCTGGTGGGGCGCGGACAGCCGACCCGAGGGCACGCTGCTGGCGGAACTGACCGAGATCGCCGATCAGGTGATCGTGGACAGCCTGACGCTGGACGTCCCGCCGTCGCGGCACTACGCGCTGGCGGACCTGGGCTGGAGCCGCTCGGCGAGCTGGCGTGAGGCGCTGGCGCAGCTGTTCGACTCGCCGGACGCGGCCCGGCAGCTGCCGCGCGTGACGCACCTGACCGTCCGGCACGCCGGGAAGAAGGACCTCCCGGCGCGGCTGTTCGCGGGCTTCATCGCGAGCACGCTGGGCTGGACGGACCTGAGCACCGTGGAGTTCAAGATGGGCCGCTGTGGCCGCGAGAACGGCGACCTGTGCGGCGTCGAACTGCGCGGCGAGGGCGTGACCTTCAGCCTGAAGGCCGAGGGCGGCGACATCGCCCTGGCCGCCTGCCACTGGGACGGCACGCAGCGCGTCAGCGAGGTGCCCGTGCCCAGCATGACGCTGGCGCAGGGACTGGCGCGCGTGATGGCCCGCCCCGAACGCGGCGAGGTCTTCGAACGCGCCTGGACCCTGGCAAAACAGACGCTGTAA
- the zwf gene encoding glucose-6-phosphate dehydrogenase — MTRSTKKDSAKKDPAKKPAAKKPAAKKAASAAPAKATRARGVKASEVQENVDRKVAAQAVGVADAAPKAKKAAPKKSAPRSSAGAPGEDGSNPFRALMRRNRAPEPATLVIFGATGDLSRRKLLPAVFGLWQDGLLGSAFNIVGVGRQEMTDEQFKDYAIQALKDSKETDAIQPGSLEKFRELLYYEFGDFAGDEVYAKLGRELDRAEEAHGGRKNALFYLSTPPSLFEPISNGLGRLGLADESEGWRRLVIEKPFGRDLASARALNDAIHHVWNESQVYRIDHYLGKETVQNLMAIRFGNAIFEPLWNRGYVDHVQITAAEDLGLEGRAGYYEEAGVVRDMLQNHLMQLFALTAMEPPAAFDADAIRDEKVKVLRAVKEIPSGRVQEVAVRGQYGAGTLYGEKVPGYRDEPGVREGSVTPTYVALKLEVDNWRWQGVPFFLRTGKRLPKKVTEIAVVFKRPPLGIFPGGLERNVLAFRIQPDEGVSLKFSSKTPGQEMVLREVVMDFRYDAFGAQLESPYSRLLLDAMVGDATLFPREDEVDLAWQIVSGILSEWDADPARKPRRGEGPDFPNYTSGTWGPDAADDLMGEDRRWRRL; from the coding sequence ATGACCCGCAGCACCAAAAAGGACAGTGCCAAGAAAGATCCGGCGAAGAAACCTGCCGCAAAGAAACCGGCAGCCAAGAAGGCCGCCAGCGCCGCCCCCGCGAAGGCAACCCGCGCCCGTGGCGTGAAGGCCAGCGAGGTACAGGAGAACGTGGACCGCAAGGTCGCCGCGCAGGCGGTCGGGGTGGCCGACGCCGCCCCGAAGGCGAAGAAAGCCGCCCCCAAGAAGAGCGCCCCCAGAAGCAGCGCGGGCGCCCCCGGCGAGGACGGCAGCAATCCCTTCCGCGCGCTGATGCGCCGCAACCGCGCGCCGGAACCCGCGACGCTGGTGATCTTCGGCGCGACCGGCGACCTGTCGCGCCGCAAGCTGCTGCCCGCCGTGTTCGGCCTGTGGCAGGACGGCCTGCTGGGCAGTGCGTTCAACATCGTCGGAGTGGGCCGTCAGGAGATGACGGACGAGCAGTTCAAGGACTACGCCATCCAGGCGCTGAAGGACAGCAAGGAAACCGACGCGATCCAGCCGGGCAGCCTGGAGAAGTTCCGGGAACTGCTGTACTACGAGTTCGGGGATTTCGCCGGGGACGAGGTGTACGCCAAGCTGGGCCGTGAACTCGACCGGGCCGAGGAGGCGCACGGTGGACGTAAGAACGCCCTGTTCTACCTCTCGACCCCCCCGAGCCTGTTCGAGCCGATCAGCAACGGTCTGGGCCGCCTGGGCCTGGCCGACGAGTCAGAGGGCTGGCGCCGCCTGGTGATCGAGAAACCCTTCGGGCGGGACCTCGCCTCCGCGCGGGCGCTGAACGACGCGATTCATCACGTGTGGAACGAGTCGCAGGTGTACCGCATCGATCACTACCTGGGCAAGGAGACGGTGCAGAACCTCATGGCGATCCGCTTCGGGAACGCCATCTTCGAGCCGCTGTGGAACCGCGGGTACGTGGATCACGTGCAGATCACGGCCGCCGAGGACCTGGGCCTGGAGGGCCGCGCCGGGTACTACGAGGAGGCGGGCGTGGTGCGCGACATGCTGCAGAACCACCTGATGCAGCTGTTCGCCCTGACCGCCATGGAACCCCCGGCGGCGTTCGACGCGGACGCCATCCGCGACGAGAAGGTGAAGGTGCTGCGCGCCGTGAAGGAGATCCCCAGCGGGCGCGTGCAGGAGGTCGCCGTGCGCGGCCAGTACGGCGCGGGCACCCTCTACGGCGAGAAGGTCCCCGGCTACCGCGACGAGCCCGGCGTGCGCGAGGGCAGCGTGACGCCCACGTACGTGGCACTGAAGCTGGAGGTGGACAACTGGCGCTGGCAGGGCGTGCCGTTCTTCCTGCGCACCGGGAAACGACTGCCGAAGAAGGTCACGGAGATCGCCGTGGTGTTCAAGCGCCCCCCGCTGGGCATCTTCCCCGGCGGCCTGGAACGCAACGTGCTGGCGTTCCGCATCCAGCCGGACGAGGGCGTCAGCCTGAAGTTCAGCTCCAAGACGCCGGGGCAGGAGATGGTGCTGCGCGAGGTCGTCATGGACTTCCGGTACGACGCGTTCGGCGCGCAGCTCGAGAGCCCGTACTCGCGCCTGCTGCTCGACGCGATGGTGGGCGACGCGACCCTCTTCCCGCGCGAGGACGAGGTGGACCTCGCGTGGCAGATCGTCAGCGGGATCCTCAGCGAGTGGGACGCCGACCCGGCCCGCAAGCCGCGCAGGGGCGAGGGGCCGGACTTCCCGAATTACACGTCCGGCACCTGGGGTCCCGACGCGGCCGACGACCTGATGGGCGAGGACCGCCGCTGGCGGCGCCTGTGA
- the gnd gene encoding phosphogluconate dehydrogenase (NAD(+)-dependent, decarboxylating), which yields MKLGMIGLGKMGGNMVLRLTQGGIEVTGYDRSEESVAQIERQGARGARSMDDLIASLGEPGTRAVWVMVPAGKITQSVIDDLASRLAPGDIVIDGGNSNYKDSIRRAEDLAEKGIHFVDVGTSGGVWGLKEGYAMMIGGAEEAVERLRPAFEALAPAADRGWGRMGPAGSGHYVKMVHNGIEYGMMQAYAEGFELMKAHQDFNLDMAQIAELWRHGSVVRSWLLDLTAEALQNKAEFEKLSDYVADSGEGRWTIIDSIELGVPTPVITLATQMRFRSQQEVSYAGQMLSAMRRAFGGHAVKTIESPRQEGLVPEVAPGDHPKVAAPENIGQTASTGEGSAAEQLGETGQQRVKGDA from the coding sequence ATGAAACTAGGCATGATCGGACTGGGCAAGATGGGCGGCAACATGGTTCTTCGCCTCACCCAGGGTGGCATCGAGGTCACCGGCTACGACCGCAGCGAGGAATCCGTCGCGCAGATCGAACGTCAGGGCGCCCGTGGTGCTCGCAGCATGGACGACCTGATCGCCTCGCTGGGCGAGCCCGGCACGCGCGCCGTGTGGGTCATGGTGCCTGCCGGGAAGATCACCCAGAGCGTCATCGACGACCTCGCCTCGCGCCTCGCGCCCGGCGACATCGTCATCGACGGTGGGAACAGCAACTACAAGGACAGCATCCGCCGCGCCGAGGACCTCGCCGAAAAAGGCATTCACTTCGTGGACGTCGGCACGTCCGGCGGCGTGTGGGGCCTCAAGGAAGGCTACGCCATGATGATCGGCGGCGCCGAGGAGGCCGTCGAGCGCCTGCGGCCCGCCTTCGAGGCGCTCGCGCCCGCCGCGGACCGCGGCTGGGGCCGCATGGGCCCGGCGGGCAGCGGGCACTACGTGAAGATGGTCCACAACGGCATCGAGTACGGCATGATGCAGGCCTACGCCGAGGGCTTCGAGCTGATGAAGGCGCACCAGGACTTCAACCTCGACATGGCGCAGATCGCCGAACTGTGGCGGCACGGCAGCGTCGTGCGTTCCTGGCTGCTCGACCTGACCGCCGAGGCGCTGCAGAACAAGGCCGAGTTCGAGAAGCTCTCGGATTACGTGGCGGACAGTGGCGAGGGCCGCTGGACGATCATCGACTCCATCGAGCTGGGCGTGCCGACCCCCGTGATCACCCTGGCGACGCAGATGCGCTTCCGCAGCCAGCAGGAGGTCAGCTACGCCGGGCAGATGCTCTCGGCGATGCGCCGCGCGTTCGGCGGGCACGCCGTGAAGACCATCGAGTCCCCCCGCCAGGAGGGCCTGGTGCCCGAGGTGGCGCCCGGCGATCACCCCAAGGTGGCCGCGCCGGAGAACATCGGCCAGACCGCCAGCACAGGCGAGGGCAGCGCCGCCGAGCAACTGGGCGAGACCGGCCAGCAGCGCGTGAAGGGTGACGCATGA
- a CDS encoding ABC transporter ATP-binding protein gives MRRVTAPSAAPTAAPALEGRDLKQAFGPQTVLRGVSLTVQRGEVVAVTGPSGSGKSTLLHLLGGLDAPQEGEVHWAGERVDTLGTQDRARRRAGQLGLVFQHHYLLEDLTVLENVLIPSRLSGRGDPGRARELLARVGLSGREDAYPAVLSGGERQRVAVARALAAHPAAVLADEPTGSLDRANAQAVAELLVNLAREEGAGVLLVTHDDRLTRHADRTLHLLDGQFTGNAPDFD, from the coding sequence ATGCGCCGCGTGACCGCCCCGAGTGCCGCCCCGACCGCCGCCCCTGCCCTGGAAGGCCGTGACCTGAAGCAGGCGTTCGGACCGCAGACCGTGCTGCGCGGCGTGAGCCTGACCGTGCAGCGGGGCGAGGTGGTGGCCGTGACCGGCCCGTCCGGCAGCGGCAAGAGCACCCTGCTGCACCTGCTGGGCGGCCTGGACGCCCCGCAGGAGGGCGAGGTGCACTGGGCCGGCGAGCGGGTGGACACCCTGGGCACGCAGGACCGCGCGCGGCGCCGCGCCGGGCAGCTGGGGCTGGTGTTCCAGCATCACTACCTGCTGGAGGACCTGACGGTGCTGGAGAACGTGCTGATCCCGTCGCGCCTGTCGGGCCGGGGCGATCCGGGGAGGGCGCGCGAACTGCTGGCGCGGGTGGGCCTGTCGGGCCGCGAGGACGCGTACCCGGCGGTCCTGAGTGGCGGCGAGCGGCAACGGGTGGCGGTCGCGCGGGCGCTCGCGGCGCACCCGGCGGCGGTGCTGGCGGATGAACCGACCGGCAGCCTGGACCGCGCGAACGCGCAGGCCGTAGCGGAGCTGCTCGTGAACCTCGCGCGGGAGGAGGGGGCGGGCGTACTGCTCGTCACGCACGACGACCGCCTGACCCGTCACGCGGACCGCACGCTGCACCTGCTCGACGGGCAGTTCACCGGCAACGCGCCGGACTTCGACTGA
- a CDS encoding Crp/Fnr family transcriptional regulator yields the protein MSRLDDLKRLPLFQDVPQEALQEASQVTTERHFRAGQVILEQDAEGEALHLITRGVVRVSRVSLGSRERVMGDVYAPAVVGETAVLGGGERSATVRALSDVTTLMLYRTHFQQILRRHPDVLWNLSAMLVQRVTFLNDELIAFGLNTEAALSHVFTNLYQQRVRAGVPNPEVLPLSTQDIMARISSSRETVSRVMRRLQQSDLVRSNGQQVILLNVDGLLGITLEESEQGE from the coding sequence ATGTCGCGGCTGGATGATCTGAAACGCCTACCTCTCTTTCAGGATGTGCCGCAGGAAGCGCTTCAGGAAGCGTCGCAGGTGACCACCGAACGGCACTTCCGGGCCGGGCAGGTGATCCTGGAACAGGACGCCGAGGGCGAGGCCCTGCACCTGATCACGCGCGGTGTCGTCCGGGTGTCCCGCGTCAGCCTGGGCAGCCGCGAACGCGTCATGGGCGACGTGTACGCCCCGGCGGTCGTCGGCGAGACCGCCGTGCTGGGCGGCGGGGAACGCAGCGCCACGGTCCGCGCGCTGAGCGACGTCACGACCCTGATGCTGTACCGCACGCACTTCCAGCAGATCCTGCGCCGCCACCCGGACGTCCTGTGGAACCTCAGCGCGATGCTCGTGCAGCGCGTCACGTTCCTGAACGACGAACTGATCGCCTTCGGCCTGAACACCGAGGCGGCCCTGAGTCACGTCTTCACGAACCTGTACCAGCAGCGCGTCCGCGCCGGGGTGCCCAACCCCGAGGTGCTGCCCCTGAGCACGCAGGACATCATGGCCCGCATCTCGTCCAGCCGGGAGACCGTGTCGCGCGTCATGCGCCGCCTGCAACAGTCGGACCTCGTGCGCAGCAACGGCCAGCAGGTCATCCTGCTGAACGTGGACGGGCTGCTGGGCATCACCCTGGAAGAATCCGAACAGGGCGAATAG